The Bombus terrestris chromosome 9, iyBomTerr1.2, whole genome shotgun sequence genome contains a region encoding:
- the LOC100648100 gene encoding cytochrome b5 isoform X1: MTRESIRDIKNYRRIQLNRKMSKVYSAAEVAKHNTAKDLWIVYQDGVYDITKFLSEHPGGEEVLLNLGGQDATICFDDIGHTTEAIQLRENYKIGTVVGSLSGDASSPGTSSGGVQDTIDDDTWEYEPPKHERSPWLPVMIAVAVVVYASIFYYFWYS; this comes from the exons ATGACCCGGGAATCAATACGAG aTATCAAGAATTACCGGCGAAtacaattaaacagaaaaatgtCAAAGGTCTACTCGGCGGCAGAGGTAGCGAAACACAACACGGCTAAGGATCTATGGATCGTGTATCAAGACGGCGTGTACGATATCACAAAATTTTTAAGCGAGCATCCAGGCGGGGAGGAAGTCTTGTTAAATTTAGGTGGACAAGACGCGACGATATGTTTCGACGACATTGGACACACCACCGAAGCTATACAGCTTCGTGAGAACTACAAAATTGGAACGGTGGTCGGTAGCCTTTCCGGAGACGCATCTTCCCCAGGCACATCTTCCGGGG GCGTGCAAGACACGATAGACGACGACACCTGGGAATACGAGCCACCGAAACACGAACGGTCACCGTGGCTACCGGTGATGATCGCAGTTGCTGTTGTCGTCTATGcatctatattttattacttctgGTACTCGTAA
- the LOC100648100 gene encoding cytochrome b5 isoform X2, translated as MSKVYSAAEVAKHNTAKDLWIVYQDGVYDITKFLSEHPGGEEVLLNLGGQDATICFDDIGHTTEAIQLRENYKIGTVVGSLSGDASSPGTSSGGVQDTIDDDTWEYEPPKHERSPWLPVMIAVAVVVYASIFYYFWYS; from the exons atgtCAAAGGTCTACTCGGCGGCAGAGGTAGCGAAACACAACACGGCTAAGGATCTATGGATCGTGTATCAAGACGGCGTGTACGATATCACAAAATTTTTAAGCGAGCATCCAGGCGGGGAGGAAGTCTTGTTAAATTTAGGTGGACAAGACGCGACGATATGTTTCGACGACATTGGACACACCACCGAAGCTATACAGCTTCGTGAGAACTACAAAATTGGAACGGTGGTCGGTAGCCTTTCCGGAGACGCATCTTCCCCAGGCACATCTTCCGGGG GCGTGCAAGACACGATAGACGACGACACCTGGGAATACGAGCCACCGAAACACGAACGGTCACCGTGGCTACCGGTGATGATCGCAGTTGCTGTTGTCGTCTATGcatctatattttattacttctgGTACTCGTAA